In Lolium rigidum isolate FL_2022 chromosome 7, APGP_CSIRO_Lrig_0.1, whole genome shotgun sequence, the DNA window CGAACGGCTGTAGACGCAAAATCGTTGTGGTGGCTCCTAACTAAGTGagttttactgttaactaattcCTGGCATCCCAAAGATGCCAAACTGTGAGAACTGGAGTGATCGCCGCGAGGTCATCCGATCTCGCCAGAAACTCCATTAGCCAATGCTTCGTAGTGATGAACTGGCAGCGGCATAGTCGAACAGGAAAAGCCGTCTTGACCTGAGACCAAACTTCACGTGCGGAGGGACAAAACAGCAGAGTGAGCTCCACCCGTTCTTCGCGGTTGCAAAAGAGACACACATCCGATGCTGGTATATGGCGGCAGCGGAGCTGGCGACCACTAGGTAAGCAATCGTTTGCAAAGCACCAGAGCGAGATTTTCATCTTCCTTGGGGCCTATATATTCCAAAGCTTCTTTCAAAGCTTCGACTCCTCTGTTGATTCGATCGCTAGACCTCGTCCAGATAAGCTCCTTTGATGGACAAATTTTTGGGTCCTTGCGAGATTGTATGTGATCGCACAGTGTACATGCCGAATTTGGCATGCGGCCACGAGGCGAAATCCGCACATAtcctaaaacatgaaaataaacatATGTACTGTCGAAAAGACAAAAAATGAAGTCATTTTATGGCATGAGTGCATAGGTCGCAAAAATGTCTTTTTCCATTGAACATTATGTGAACAGCGCACTCAAAGAAAGTGTAGAGATACACCAAAATCTTTTTTCAACTTTCTGAATATTTAAAAAtgtgtttttttttgtaattgtAGCATCTTGATTGGCATCTTTTACGGTACTTTTTACCACAGCTAGGGAGGATAGAGGTATGATTTGAGGAAAGGTCAGGATTAGCCGATTAGATTAGGTCCGGCAGCCCAGTAAAACGTTGATaatgaaaaaataaataaaattagcaGTATTTGGCCCGGTCCAACAATTGGATAACAGATCTTTGGTAGAGCGGAGAGAAACGCCCGTATCTGGGTCGAGGGCGGCCGCCGCTGGCATCGACACCCCGTCTGCGTCGATGGCGACCGCCTCCGCCGCTACCGGATCGGAAAGATACTGCATCTCCGGCGAGTGACGCCGCCACCAGGTCGTCCCTGTCCTCCATGGCGGGCGACCATCACGGGCGACCGCTGCCGCCACCGGATCGGACAGATACTGCATCACCGGCGAATGACGACGCCACCGTCTCCATCGCGGgcgaccgccgccgccagcagATCGGGCTTGTCCTGCATCGCCGGCGAGCTATGCCGCCACCACGTCGAGGCCGCCGCAACATCGAGAGACGCTGCCAGGTACTCCGCCACCATCTGTCGTTCCTTCATGTACTCCGTATTTATCTTCAGAACGAAAATCCAGAGTACAAAGCGTCATGTACCTGAAAATTTGGCCTCCTTTGTTAAATAATCCTAGCTACAGAGAAATTTAGAGAGAGATATCAGGCGGTCCAGGCCGGATCACAATGGACTGACATATATACTGTGGTACATATTCTATCTATGACGATGCATACTAGTAGTATATAGCCTGGGAACATTCATGGACTTAAACTTTTT includes these proteins:
- the LOC124677193 gene encoding uncharacterized protein LOC124677193, which translates into the protein MAGDHHGRPLPPPDRTDTASPANDDATVSIAGDRRRQQIGLVLHRRRAMPPPRRGRRNIERRCQVVCDLRKKLWIKPHEIDIGYAVRAQSAGAGASSSQGGGYHR